The following are from one region of the Nocardioides marmotae genome:
- a CDS encoding type II secretion system F family protein, translated as MSVLGVGAGLPGVVVSGLVLPGPALPGLVLPGSVAGVALPAAALAAGAAVLLLVPGPTRLAGPAAGRPGSSSAASASRLPLGLAAPLAGGLLLLGAGVTTTALALVAALAALGGRSLVRSHRRRRAAVVAGEQVLEACEQLASELASGQPPGAALERAAVSWPALAPVAAAHRMGADVPSALRETAALPGAGDLRLVAAAWQVASRTGQGLADAVDRVGADLRAAGSTRRIVRGELASARATARLVGCLPVLALLMGSGAGGDPWGFLLGHPVGLACLAAGLALGWAGLAWIEAIARDVDGAT; from the coding sequence GTGAGCGTCCTCGGGGTCGGGGCGGGGCTGCCGGGGGTCGTGGTGTCGGGTCTCGTGCTGCCTGGTCCCGCGCTGCCTGGTCTCGTGCTGCCGGGGTCGGTGGCGGGGGTCGCGCTGCCGGCGGCGGCGCTCGCGGCGGGCGCCGCGGTGCTGCTCCTGGTGCCCGGCCCGACCCGGCTGGCCGGGCCCGCGGCGGGCCGCCCGGGCTCCTCCTCCGCCGCCTCCGCCTCGCGGTTGCCGCTCGGCCTCGCGGCCCCGCTGGCCGGTGGCCTGCTGCTCCTGGGCGCGGGGGTCACGACGACGGCCCTCGCCCTGGTCGCGGCGCTGGCCGCGCTGGGCGGCCGGTCCCTCGTCCGCAGCCATCGGCGGCGCCGCGCCGCGGTCGTCGCCGGCGAGCAGGTGCTCGAGGCGTGCGAGCAGCTGGCCTCCGAGCTCGCCTCCGGCCAGCCGCCCGGCGCGGCGCTGGAGCGGGCCGCCGTCTCCTGGCCGGCGCTGGCGCCGGTCGCCGCGGCGCACCGGATGGGCGCGGACGTGCCGTCGGCGCTGCGGGAGACCGCCGCCCTCCCGGGGGCGGGCGACCTGCGCCTGGTGGCGGCGGCCTGGCAGGTCGCCTCGCGCACCGGGCAGGGCCTCGCCGACGCCGTCGACCGGGTCGGGGCGGACCTCCGGGCCGCGGGGTCGACCCGCCGCATCGTCCGGGGCGAGCTGGCCTCCGCGCGGGCGACGGCGCGGCTCGTCGGCTGCCTGCCGGTGCTGGCGCTGCTCATGGGGTCGGGGGCGGGCGGCGACCCGTGGGGCTTCCTGCTCGGCCACCCCGTGGGGCTCGCCTGCCTCGCCGCCGGTCTCGCGCTCGGGTGGGCCGGCCTGGCCTGGATCGAGGCGATCGCCCGCGACGTGGACGGCGCGACGTGA
- a CDS encoding type II secretion system F family protein, with translation MSPVVLAALAAGLAAALLPPARERLPATGPPVPAAVEAGWMRRQRPALALLTGASAYLFVGGPAAPVAAVAAAVGAWVALGRAEPPQARRRREAVRRELPHVVTLLATALRAGSAPGEAVDLVCRALPGPAADRLAPAAARLALGVDPATVWSGLGGDAELAPLGRALARAHATGAPVVAAVERLADELAARARAEVEDRARTVGVRAAVPLGLCLLPAFLLVGIVPLVAGLLGELTR, from the coding sequence GTGAGCCCGGTCGTGCTGGCCGCGCTCGCGGCCGGCCTCGCCGCGGCCCTGCTGCCGCCGGCCCGCGAACGGCTGCCCGCCACCGGCCCGCCCGTGCCGGCCGCGGTCGAGGCGGGCTGGATGCGGCGGCAACGACCCGCGCTCGCGCTGCTGACCGGTGCGTCGGCGTACCTCTTCGTGGGCGGGCCGGCCGCTCCCGTCGCCGCGGTGGCCGCCGCGGTCGGCGCCTGGGTGGCGCTGGGCCGCGCGGAACCGCCGCAGGCCCGGCGGCGGCGCGAGGCCGTGCGCCGGGAGCTGCCGCACGTGGTCACCCTGCTCGCGACCGCGCTGCGCGCCGGCTCGGCGCCCGGCGAGGCGGTCGACCTGGTCTGCCGCGCGCTACCGGGTCCGGCCGCCGACCGGCTCGCCCCTGCCGCCGCCCGGCTCGCGCTCGGGGTGGACCCGGCGACGGTGTGGTCGGGCCTCGGGGGCGACGCCGAGCTCGCGCCGCTCGGGCGGGCCCTCGCGCGGGCGCACGCCACCGGGGCGCCGGTCGTGGCCGCGGTGGAGCGGCTGGCCGACGAGCTCGCGGCTCGGGCCCGGGCCGAGGTCGAGGACCGCGCGCGGACGGTCGGCGTACGGGCCGCTGTCCCGCTGGGGCTGTGCCTGCTGCCCGCCTTCCTGCTCGTCGGCATCGTGCCGCTCGTCGCGGGCCTGCTGGGTGAGCTGACCCGGTGA
- a CDS encoding DUF4244 domain-containing protein has translation MSLPSTRRRTGSRLPRPARPTRREDGITTAEYAVGTAAGAGLAGLLYKMLSGGFGNELLKTLFDHVLGLLGIG, from the coding sequence ATGTCCCTCCCGAGCACCCGCCGCCGCACTGGAAGCCGGCTGCCTCGTCCGGCCCGGCCGACCCGTCGTGAGGACGGCATCACGACCGCCGAGTACGCCGTCGGCACGGCTGCCGGCGCCGGCCTCGCCGGCCTGCTCTACAAGATGCTCAGCGGCGGCTTCGGCAACGAGCTGCTGAAGACCCTGTTCGACCACGTCCTGGGCCTGCTGGGCATCGGATGA
- a CDS encoding TadE family type IV pilus minor pilin: protein MATAELALVLPALVAVTAGLVWLLAVGAAQLRVVDAARETARAAARGDDAAAAVARGERVAPPGGRVVLRRSGGEVMAEATGEVDGPGGLFDFMPAITVHATAHALDEAALP from the coding sequence ATGGCGACCGCCGAGCTCGCGCTCGTGCTGCCGGCCCTCGTCGCCGTGACCGCCGGGCTGGTCTGGCTGCTCGCGGTCGGTGCGGCCCAGCTGCGGGTGGTCGACGCCGCCCGGGAGACCGCGCGGGCCGCCGCGCGGGGCGACGACGCCGCCGCGGCCGTCGCCCGTGGGGAGCGGGTCGCGCCGCCCGGCGGCCGGGTCGTGCTGCGCCGCTCCGGTGGCGAGGTCATGGCCGAGGCGACCGGGGAGGTCGACGGCCCCGGCGGGTTGTTCGACTTCATGCCGGCGATCACGGTGCACGCCACCGCCCACGCGCTGGACGAGGCGGCCCTCCCGTGA
- a CDS encoding Rv3654c family TadE-like protein, whose product MDERGSVTLFAVGCLALLLLVGSALGVVAAMVGAHRTAQSAADLAALAGAATVAAPGRGDPCAAAAAIAGRNGAVLLTCTVEGREVRVRAEAPGPRWLGQVADLAADARAGPA is encoded by the coding sequence GTGGACGAGCGAGGGTCGGTCACCCTCTTCGCGGTCGGCTGCCTGGCGCTCCTGCTGCTCGTGGGCTCCGCGCTCGGTGTCGTCGCCGCGATGGTCGGCGCCCACCGCACGGCCCAGTCCGCGGCCGACCTGGCCGCCCTGGCCGGCGCCGCGACCGTCGCCGCTCCCGGACGGGGCGACCCGTGCGCCGCGGCAGCCGCGATCGCCGGCCGCAACGGCGCCGTACTGCTCACCTGCACCGTCGAGGGACGCGAGGTCCGCGTGCGCGCCGAGGCCCCCGGCCCGCGCTGGCTCGGCCAGGTCGCCGACCTCGCCGCCGACGCCCGAGCCGGCCCCGCCTGA
- a CDS encoding DEAD/DEAH box helicase gives MADLVDRLASVPGREGRLTHLEVLPPRAAVTADWPAWADPAVVEAFGARGVALPWRHQAVAADAAHAGQHVVLATGTASGKSLAYQLPALTDVLAGRGRRGQRGATVLYLAPTKALAQDQLAGVTELGLGVRATTHDGDSGRDQRDWARDHAEYVLTNPDMLHRSLLPGHQRWAQFLGSLRYVVVDECHHYRGVFGAHVAHVLRRLRRVCASYGASPTFVLASATVADPEVAAGRLTGLDVLAVTGDASPRGQVSLALWEPPFTSYTGENGAPVRRAASSETADLLADLVAEDVRTLAFIRSRRGAEQVAMTAAELLADVDPSLPGRVASYRGGYLPEERRALEQALRRGEITGMAATNALELGIDISGLDAVLMAGFPGTRAALWQQVGRAGRGAQDALGVLVARDDPLDTYLVHHPETLLGRPVEATVFDPGNPYVLGPHLCAAAQEIPLAADELDLFGPTAPAVVDQLTAAGLLRKRPRGWFWTDRRRAADLADIRSAGGRPVQLVEGGTGRVVGTVDASSAHGTAHAGAVYVHRGETYLVSALDLDEHVAVIDRTDVDYSTSAREVTDITIVAEREAQRWGDCRLALGDVDVSHQVVSYLKRRQPSGEVVSEEPLDLPARSLRTTAVWWTVPEHALVEAGLDKRDLPGAAHAAEHCSIGLLPLFATCDRWDIGGVSTALHADTGMLTVFVHDGHPGGAGFAERGFAAAREWLGATRDAIRSCACDEGCPSCIQSPKCGNQNNPLDKHGAAALLDVLLGDG, from the coding sequence ATGGCCGACCTGGTCGACCGGCTCGCCTCGGTCCCGGGCCGGGAGGGCCGGCTGACCCACCTCGAGGTCCTGCCCCCGCGCGCGGCCGTGACCGCCGACTGGCCGGCCTGGGCCGACCCCGCGGTCGTCGAGGCGTTCGGGGCCCGCGGCGTGGCGCTGCCCTGGCGCCACCAGGCCGTCGCCGCCGACGCCGCGCACGCCGGGCAGCACGTCGTGCTCGCCACCGGCACGGCCTCGGGCAAGTCGCTGGCCTACCAGCTCCCGGCCCTCACCGACGTCCTCGCCGGTCGCGGCCGGCGCGGGCAGCGCGGCGCGACCGTGCTCTACCTCGCCCCGACCAAGGCCCTGGCGCAGGACCAGCTCGCCGGCGTCACCGAGCTCGGGCTCGGGGTCCGCGCCACGACCCACGACGGCGACAGCGGCCGCGACCAGCGCGACTGGGCGCGCGACCACGCCGAGTACGTCCTGACCAACCCCGACATGCTGCACCGCTCGCTGCTCCCCGGGCACCAGCGCTGGGCGCAGTTCCTCGGCTCGCTGCGCTACGTCGTGGTCGACGAGTGCCACCACTACCGCGGGGTCTTCGGCGCCCACGTCGCCCACGTGCTGCGGCGGCTGCGGCGGGTGTGCGCGTCGTACGGCGCGTCGCCGACGTTCGTGCTCGCCTCGGCCACCGTCGCCGACCCCGAGGTCGCGGCCGGGCGGCTCACGGGGCTCGACGTGCTGGCGGTGACCGGCGACGCCTCGCCCCGCGGCCAGGTCTCCCTGGCGCTGTGGGAGCCGCCGTTCACCTCCTACACCGGCGAGAACGGCGCCCCGGTGCGTCGGGCGGCCTCCTCCGAGACCGCCGACCTGCTCGCCGACCTCGTCGCCGAGGACGTCCGCACGCTGGCCTTCATCCGCTCCCGGCGCGGCGCCGAGCAGGTGGCGATGACCGCCGCCGAGCTGCTCGCCGACGTCGACCCCTCGCTGCCCGGGCGGGTCGCGTCGTACCGCGGCGGCTACCTGCCCGAGGAGCGGCGCGCCCTCGAGCAGGCGCTGCGGCGCGGCGAGATCACCGGGATGGCGGCGACCAACGCGCTCGAGCTCGGCATCGACATCAGCGGCCTCGACGCCGTGCTGATGGCCGGCTTCCCCGGCACCCGCGCCGCGCTGTGGCAACAGGTCGGCCGGGCCGGCCGCGGCGCGCAGGACGCTCTCGGCGTGCTCGTCGCCCGCGACGACCCGCTGGACACCTACCTCGTCCACCACCCCGAGACCCTGCTCGGCCGACCGGTCGAGGCGACCGTCTTCGACCCGGGCAACCCCTACGTCCTCGGCCCGCACCTGTGCGCGGCCGCGCAGGAGATCCCGCTCGCCGCCGACGAGCTGGACCTCTTCGGCCCGACCGCGCCCGCGGTGGTCGACCAGCTGACGGCGGCCGGGCTGCTGCGCAAGCGCCCCCGCGGCTGGTTCTGGACCGACCGGCGCCGGGCCGCCGACCTGGCCGACATCCGCTCCGCCGGCGGGCGCCCGGTGCAGCTGGTCGAGGGCGGGACCGGCCGGGTCGTCGGCACGGTCGATGCCTCCAGCGCCCACGGCACCGCCCACGCCGGCGCCGTCTACGTCCACCGCGGCGAGACCTACCTCGTCTCCGCCCTCGACCTCGACGAGCACGTCGCGGTGATCGACCGCACCGACGTCGACTACTCCACCTCCGCGCGCGAGGTCACCGACATCACCATCGTGGCCGAGCGCGAGGCCCAGCGCTGGGGCGACTGCCGGCTCGCGCTCGGTGACGTGGACGTCTCCCACCAGGTCGTCTCCTACCTCAAGCGGCGCCAGCCCAGCGGCGAGGTGGTCAGCGAGGAGCCGCTCGACCTGCCCGCCCGCTCGCTGCGCACGACCGCCGTGTGGTGGACCGTCCCTGAGCACGCCCTGGTCGAGGCCGGTCTCGACAAGCGCGACCTGCCCGGCGCGGCCCACGCCGCCGAGCACTGCTCGATCGGGCTGCTCCCGCTCTTCGCCACCTGCGACCGCTGGGACATCGGCGGCGTCTCGACCGCCCTGCACGCCGACACCGGCATGCTCACCGTCTTCGTCCACGACGGCCACCCCGGCGGTGCCGGCTTCGCCGAGCGCGGGTTCGCCGCCGCCCGGGAGTGGCTGGGCGCCACCCGCGACGCCATCCGCTCCTGCGCCTGCGACGAGGGCTGCCCCTCCTGCATCCAGTCGCCCAAGTGCGGCAACCAGAACAACCCGCTCGACAAGCACGGCGCCGCCGCCCTGCTCGACGTGCTGCTCGGCGACGGCTGA
- a CDS encoding anti-sigma factor antagonist has translation MDLTLATRDVDGTTIVAVGGEIDVYTAPKLRDKITELVADGVYDLIIDMEAVEFLDSTGLGVLVGGLKKVRAHDGSLQLVCTQDRLLKIFRITGLAKVFVIHDSADAALAGS, from the coding sequence GTGGACCTGACTCTTGCGACGCGCGACGTCGATGGGACGACCATCGTTGCCGTCGGTGGCGAGATCGACGTGTACACGGCTCCCAAGCTGCGCGACAAGATCACCGAGCTGGTCGCCGATGGCGTCTACGACCTCATCATCGACATGGAGGCCGTGGAGTTCCTCGACTCCACCGGGCTCGGCGTGCTCGTCGGCGGCCTGAAGAAGGTCCGCGCGCACGACGGCTCGCTGCAGCTGGTCTGCACCCAGGACCGCCTGCTGAAGATCTTCCGGATCACCGGCCTGGCGAAGGTCTTCGTCATCCACGACTCCGCGGACGCCGCGCTCGCGGGCAGCTGA
- a CDS encoding sodium-translocating pyrophosphatase, whose product MTGIHPAVAVEGGNLVLVLVVALIALGALAMAVMFRQEVLAAPEGSPSMKVIATAVQEGANAYLQRQFRTLAVFAVVAFFLLLVLPADDALVRVFRSVFFLVGAGFSAAIGYLGMSLAVRANLRVAAAAENTGREPAMNIGFRTGAAVGMATVGLGLLGASTVVLFFQDEAPDVLEGFGFGAALLAMFMRVGGGIFTKAADVGADLVGKVENNIPEDDPRNAATIADNVGDNVGDCAGMAADLFESYAVTLVAALILGSQAFGDKGLVFPLLVPAIGALTAVAGVYLCKPRVGENGLTTINRAFYISAGVAALACIVLSFVYLPTSFDDLTGIPPGGSPLDLAFGYDAADGNPALIAALAVVIGVVLAAAILALTGYFTGTEFKPVKDVGSTSLTGPATVILSGLAVGFESAVYTTLVIGAAVFGAFLLGGGSLSIALFAVALAGCGLLTTVGVIVAMDTFGPVSDNAQGIAEMSGDVGPEGAQILTELDAVGNTTKAITKGIAIATAVLAASALFGSYIGTAIDKLLEIEGSEDDSLSFFVFSPDVLVGLLIGVAVVFLFSGLAISAVGRAAGAVVYEVRRQFREIPGIMEGTGRPEYGKVVDIVTRESLRELATPGILAILAPIAVGFGLGVGPLAGFLAGAIGAGTLMAVFLANAGGAWDNAKKLVEDGHHGGKGSPAHEATIIGDTVGDPFKDTAGPAINPLIKVMNLVSLLIVGAVVSLTLGEDANRPLSIVIALVAAAGIAAAVVVSKRRSVVIGDDDGNPAPPPAPPAPPTGATDPAVGPVGDPVGDPAGGPVLDDHPTRPYQSPTP is encoded by the coding sequence ATGACCGGGATCCATCCCGCCGTCGCGGTGGAAGGGGGGAACCTCGTCCTCGTCCTCGTCGTCGCACTCATCGCGCTCGGCGCGCTCGCGATGGCGGTGATGTTCCGCCAGGAGGTCCTCGCCGCCCCCGAGGGCTCGCCGAGCATGAAGGTGATCGCCACGGCGGTCCAGGAGGGGGCCAACGCCTACCTCCAGCGCCAGTTCCGCACGCTGGCGGTCTTCGCCGTGGTGGCGTTCTTCCTGCTCCTGGTCCTGCCCGCCGACGACGCGCTCGTCCGGGTCTTCCGATCGGTCTTCTTCCTGGTGGGCGCGGGCTTCTCCGCGGCCATCGGCTACCTGGGCATGTCGCTCGCGGTCCGCGCGAACCTGCGCGTCGCCGCCGCGGCGGAGAACACCGGCCGCGAGCCGGCGATGAACATCGGGTTCCGCACCGGCGCGGCCGTCGGCATGGCCACGGTCGGCCTCGGCCTGCTCGGCGCGAGCACCGTCGTGCTGTTCTTCCAGGACGAGGCCCCCGACGTCCTCGAGGGCTTCGGCTTCGGGGCCGCCCTGCTGGCGATGTTCATGCGCGTCGGCGGCGGCATCTTCACCAAGGCCGCGGACGTCGGGGCCGACCTGGTCGGCAAGGTGGAGAACAACATCCCCGAGGACGACCCGCGCAACGCCGCGACCATCGCCGACAACGTCGGTGACAACGTCGGCGACTGCGCCGGCATGGCCGCCGACCTCTTCGAGTCCTACGCCGTCACCCTGGTCGCCGCGCTGATCCTCGGCTCGCAGGCCTTCGGCGACAAGGGCCTGGTCTTCCCGCTGCTCGTCCCGGCGATCGGCGCGCTCACCGCGGTGGCCGGTGTCTACCTGTGCAAGCCCCGCGTGGGTGAGAACGGCCTGACCACCATCAACCGCGCCTTCTACATCTCCGCCGGCGTCGCGGCGCTGGCCTGCATCGTGCTGTCCTTCGTCTACCTGCCGACCAGCTTCGACGACCTCACCGGCATCCCGCCGGGCGGCAGCCCGCTCGACCTCGCCTTCGGGTACGACGCCGCCGACGGCAACCCCGCGCTGATCGCCGCCCTCGCGGTCGTCATCGGCGTGGTGCTCGCGGCCGCGATCCTCGCGCTGACCGGGTACTTCACCGGCACCGAGTTCAAGCCGGTCAAGGACGTCGGCAGCACCTCCCTCACCGGGCCGGCCACCGTGATCCTCTCCGGCCTCGCGGTCGGCTTCGAGTCGGCGGTCTACACGACGCTGGTCATCGGCGCCGCCGTCTTCGGGGCGTTCCTCCTCGGCGGCGGGTCGCTCTCGATCGCCCTGTTCGCGGTGGCGCTCGCCGGATGCGGGCTGCTGACCACGGTCGGCGTCATCGTCGCGATGGACACCTTCGGGCCGGTCTCGGACAACGCCCAGGGCATCGCGGAGATGTCCGGCGACGTGGGCCCGGAGGGCGCGCAGATCCTCACCGAGCTCGACGCGGTCGGCAACACCACCAAGGCGATCACCAAGGGCATCGCGATCGCGACCGCCGTGCTGGCGGCGAGCGCGCTGTTCGGCTCCTACATCGGCACCGCGATCGACAAGCTGCTCGAGATCGAGGGCAGCGAGGACGACAGCCTGAGCTTCTTCGTCTTCAGCCCCGACGTGCTCGTCGGCCTGCTCATCGGCGTCGCGGTGGTCTTCCTCTTCTCCGGCCTCGCGATCAGCGCGGTCGGCCGGGCCGCCGGCGCCGTCGTCTACGAGGTGCGCCGCCAGTTCCGCGAGATCCCCGGGATCATGGAGGGCACCGGCCGGCCGGAGTACGGCAAGGTCGTCGACATCGTCACCCGCGAGTCGCTGCGCGAGCTGGCCACGCCCGGCATCCTGGCGATCCTCGCCCCGATCGCGGTCGGGTTCGGGCTCGGGGTGGGCCCGCTGGCCGGCTTCCTCGCCGGCGCGATCGGCGCGGGCACGCTGATGGCGGTGTTCCTCGCGAACGCCGGCGGGGCGTGGGACAACGCCAAGAAGCTGGTCGAGGACGGCCACCACGGCGGCAAGGGGTCCCCGGCCCACGAGGCGACGATCATCGGCGACACGGTCGGCGACCCGTTCAAGGACACCGCGGGCCCCGCGATCAACCCGCTGATCAAGGTGATGAACCTGGTCTCGCTGCTCATCGTCGGCGCGGTCGTCTCGCTCACCCTGGGCGAGGACGCCAACCGGCCGCTGTCGATCGTCATCGCGCTCGTCGCGGCGGCGGGCATCGCGGCCGCGGTGGTCGTCTCCAAGCGCCGCTCGGTCGTCATCGGGGACGACGACGGCAACCCGGCCCCGCCCCCGGCGCCGCCCGCCCCGCCGACCGGCGCCACCGACCCGGCCGTCGGCCCGGTCGGCGACCCGGTCGGCGATCCGGCCGGTGGTCCGGTGCTCGACGACCACCCGACGCGGCCCTACCAGTCGCCGACGCCCTAG